A window of Solanum stenotomum isolate F172 chromosome 3, ASM1918654v1, whole genome shotgun sequence contains these coding sequences:
- the LOC125857408 gene encoding protein MANNAN SYNTHESIS-RELATED 1-like, whose translation MDARQVLAGVLTITMFVMLGDMIKRDHFDSLPVDSIHATRKQSLLGPWKQDAQSLTSCWSKPLLGEPEESQGYVTFSLTNGPEYHLSQIADAVVIARYLRATLLLPDIRGRSGGQRKFEHVYDVDQFVKKLDGVVKVAKSLPSKVVTGPVVKVPSRVTEEYITDNIEPIFRSKGNIRLATYFPSVNMKKTKENSNIDSIACLGMFATLELQPEVNGVVESMVERLKTLSSKSNGQFIAVDLRVDMLEKKGCQGNSACYGPQEIAMFLRKIGFNKDTTIYLTQSRWDNSLDALKDLFPRTYTKESIMPMDKKARFLDMENSEVEKVIDFYMCSESDVFVPAISGLFYANVAGKRIASGKTQILVPAHISASSASSTDYISHYVSKKNHFAYSCFC comes from the exons ATGGACGCGAGGCAAGTGTTGGCTGGAGTTCTTACTATCACTATGTTCGTTATGCTCGGAGACATGATCAAAAGGGATCACTTTGATTCTCTTCCT GTGGATTCAATTCATGCTACCAGAAAGCAAAGTCTACTTGGACCTTGGAAACAGGATGCCCAATCCCTAACCTCCTGTTGGTCTAAACCACTTCTCG GGGAACCTGAAGAATCACAAGGATATGTTACCTTCTCCCTCACTAATGGTCCTGAATATCACCTCTCTCAg ATTGCTGATGCCGTCGTAATAGCTAGATATCTGCGAGCAACTCTCCTACTCCCCGACATAAGAGGACGAAGTGGTGGACAAAG GAAATTTGAACATGTCTATGATGTTGACCAGTTTGTGAAAAAACTTGATGGGGTTGTAAAAGTAGCAAAATCTCTCCCCTCTAAAGTCGTCACAGGACCAGTTGTGAAGGTTCCTAGCAGGGTTACTGAAGAATATATTACTGATAACATCGAGCCAATTTTCAGATCAAAGGGGAACATTAGGCTCGCCACGTATTTTCCCTCagtaaacatgaaaaaaacGAAAGAGAACAGCAACATCGACTCAATTGCATGTTTGGGGATGTTTGCAACTCTAGAGCTTCAGCCTGAAGTTAATGGAGTAGTTGAATCTATGGTGGAGCGCTTAAAAACTCTGAGCAGCAAGTCAAACGGACAGTTTATCGCGGTGGATCTAAGGGTTGATATGCTGGAGAAAAAGGGTTGCCAAGGAAACAGTGCTTGCTATGGTCCACAGGAGATAGCCATGTTTCTGAGAAAAATTGGTTTCAACAAAGATACAACTATATATCTTACTCAATCTAGGTGGGATAACAGCCTTGATGCATTAAAGGATCTCTTTCCTAGAACATACACCAAG GAAAGCATAATGCCCATGGACAAAAAGGCGAGATTTCTTGATATGGAGAATTCTGAAGTGGAGAAAGTTATCGACTTCTACATGTGTTCTGAGAGTGATGTATTTGTACCAGCCATCTCAGGTCTCTTTTATGCGAATGTGGCTGGCAAGAGAATCGCCTCTGGGAAGACTCAAATACTAGTTCCTGCTCATATTTCTGCTTCCTCTGCTTCTTCAACAGACTACATATCTCATTACGTCTCAAAAAAGAACCACTTTGCCTATTCGTGCTTCTGCTAG
- the LOC125857410 gene encoding glutamyl-tRNA reductase-binding protein, chloroplastic, with protein MASHLPTSTLSLWTRVSKIGIGGQLTFPKTKLNLRSRFSIGCAVSIVSEPILTNNGKPFPAEVSRTILELSSDGTLSTPTQDGWPLGIGVRFAVDPHGTPVLFLNHSTSSFALNSKSSFLVQLQQYGLRTPQCTIQGTLQKPQDTTALKKLHSVWEKKFGHEVDEDRLFLLSVERVLQIEDFAEDGIWVTSSDYKSANPDPLRDFAERMIDEINTNNREDILRFCNIYVDLDFQVCDGKMLWVDRLGFDVRFRSPLNDVFEARIPFPREVTDEKGAKSSFNCMSQFAWEVEKNFHGADFEKVKQVKKMEHRGL; from the exons ATGGCGAGCCACCTTCCAACTTCAACTCTTTCCCTATGGACTCGTGTCTCTAAAATTGGAATTGGAGGTCAATTGACGTTCCCAAAAACGAAGCTGAATCTACGTTCAAGATTTTCAATTGGGTGTGCAGTTTCGATTGTCTCTGAGCCAATTCTAACCAACAATGGCAAACCATTCCCAGCTGAGGTATCGAGAACAATTCTGGAATTATCTTCAGATGGCACTTTATCCACCCCGACCCAAGATGGTTGGCCTTTAGGTATTGGTGTACGTTTCGCTGTTGACCCTCATGGCACTCCAGTACTCTTTCTCAATCATTCAACTTCCAGTTTCGCTCTCAATTCCAAGTCTAGCTTCCTTGTTCAG TTGCAACAATATGGGTTGCGGACTCCACAGTGCACCATACAGGGGACACTACAAAAACCACAAGATACCACAGCTTTGAAG AAGCTTCATTCAGTTtgggaaaaaaaatttgggcaTGAAGTAGATGAGGATCGCTTATTTTTGCTTTCTGTGGAACGGGTACTTCAGATTGAAGATTTTGCAGAG GATGGAATTTGGGTCACTTCATCAGACTATAAGTCAGCGAACCCTGATCCTCTTCGAGACTTTGCAGAAAGAATGATTGACGAGATAAATACTAACAATAGGGAAGACATCTTACGGTTTTGCAACATCTATGTAGATTTGGATTTCCAG GTTTGCGATGGCAAGATGCTTTGGGTTGATAGATTAGGTTTTGATGTCCGGTTCAGGTCTCCTCTGAATGATGTATTTGAAGCTCGTATCCCTTTTCCGAGAGAAGTTACAGATGAGAAGGGTGCAAAATCATCTTTCAACTGCATGTCTCAATTTGCTTGGGAAGTAGAAAAGAATTTCCATGGTGCAGATTTTGAAAAGGTGAAACAAGTGAAAAAGATGGAGCACAGAGGACTGTGA
- the LOC125859708 gene encoding ATP synthase subunit epsilon, mitochondrial-like, translating to MASNAAAPFWRSAGMTYIAYSNLCANLVRNCLKEPYKSEALTREKVHYTISKWADGKPQKPTIRSDTPED from the exons ATGGCGTCGAATGCAGCTGCGCCGTTTTGGAGATCGGCGGGGATGACTTACATAGCATACTCAAATCTGTGCGCCAATCTGGTCAGGAATTGCCTTAAGGAACCTTACAAGTCCGAAGCCCTCACTCGGGAAAAGGTCCACTACACTATCAGCAAATGGGCTGATGGCAAGCCTCAGAAACCTA CCATCCGCTCAGACACTCCGGAAGATTGA